From the Manihot esculenta cultivar AM560-2 chromosome 3, M.esculenta_v8, whole genome shotgun sequence genome, one window contains:
- the LOC110611650 gene encoding verprolin-like — translation MNAALDALLAGRSVGEATQEVAEAISSKSSSRPPPPALVTSQAPRPSSRGVRFTRTSSRSRSSSASHSAQVPRPPRASTGGAKKAPRIAPRPVEDPELRRTKPALPSSGVSEERLEASITEDRVSEGGMEIIPAGESAQGAPVEVAPITEEKEPGPVSEVIPQGAVEGAESGLVEVVPPRGKSSTAFKGSAEGAGSKCPPPSKAMAPAPVSKKARASRRPAPPLPPLEKEKTSVVPLLSAPDNDILNAEDISHQSPASVVVEILRG, via the coding sequence ATGAACGCTGCCTTGGACGCCCTCCTAGCTGGGCGATCGGTGGGGGAGGCTACCCAAGAAGTGGCTGAAGCTATCTCTTCCAAATCGTCTAGCCGACCTCCTCCTCCGGCTCTGGTTACTTCTCAGGCTCCCCGACCGAGCTCTCGAGGCGTCAGGTTTACCAGGACCTCCAGCCGCAGCAGGTCGAGCTCGGCTTCTCATTCTGCTCAGGTCCCTAGGCCCCCACGGGCCTCTACCGGAGGGGCAAAAAAGGCTCCTAGGATCGCTCCTAGGCCGGTCGAAGACCCAGAGCTGAGGAGGACGAAGCCTGCTTTGCCTTCTAGCGGTGTTTCCGAGGAGAGACTCGAGGCCTCCATAACTGAGGATAGGGTCTCTGAAGGGGGGATGGAGATTATCCCCGCTGGCGAGAGTGCTCAGGGGGCTCCTGTCGAGGTCGCCCCTATTACCGAGGAGAAGGAGCCCGGACCAGTTAGTGAAGTTATCCCTCAGGGCGCTGTGGAAGGGGCTGAGTCCGGGTTGGTCGAGGTCGTTCCTCCTCGAGGGAAGTCGTCGACTGCTTTTAAGGGCTCTGCAGAAGGGGCTGGGAGTAAGTGTCCCCCTCCCTCCAAAGCTATGGCCCCAGCTCCCGTTTCCAAGAAAGCCCGGGCCTCTAGGAGACCGGCTCCCCCTCTGCCTCCCCTTGAGAAGGAGAAGACTTCTGTGGTGCCCCTGCTATCTGCCCCAGACAACGACATCTTGAACGCAGAGGACATCAGTCACCAGTCTCCGGCGAGCGTCGTGGTGGAGATCTTGCGAGGATGA